In Parasteatoda tepidariorum isolate YZ-2023 chromosome 2, CAS_Ptep_4.0, whole genome shotgun sequence, one DNA window encodes the following:
- the LOC107453695 gene encoding proline-rich protein 36-like isoform X1, whose translation MGWSALAFITICILSIGQSHAQRNQDVMGFDEMSEQFAQLFVDNIIASGVFGKSEDKDFTEIIENLMRAMAMFTKLHKEPPSQKKTLMTAFASELAELIVAECDDDALSVVEKTRAVTDALRHAYRESGFRPNEEFVHEVQMLVGVFLNVAEENADREYEFEMTRKRSPFGNIPQKPLGAGFNFQGGQRTAPQQQPAKILHEQHTQGGYRPGVRDTKFTEETKRTEETYTQYGQETFNVPQVQPPPPPQLTKGVKAAGMNPAPVKTGLAQPPQPAKRVQPVKPVKPTEPKLVQPAKPAQPVKPPQPVKPVEPPQPVKPVEPPQPVQPVQPVHPAQPVQPVEPPQPVQPVKKPKHAPRPPLSPHLPHRMTVYKMRGNTYNGQDLGEYKPNIEYAQRGTTPGIVFGADNRILKIILPEGAEYVHPQTVIGQVNELVAVLQEGGGKKHGSGPDYQIQQVMLPGLFGIGKGGPKEVTIMGPREQIIRIMRQKRSKGITPGIVTSSDKTIQTIILPKKNPANQYFQVKGPDGELVDIFLGASGSTPKVIRDNLGRISKVILPEFTEPGTITLQPPNLQTIHISPEDIKNLFGSDISAHQIQQVLMQRTETGPGQQTISIDSDSSDSSAPEPVVPAAKPVEPVPEPVEPAPAPLPVPQPAKPLPTPEPSISESSSESSSKETSINIIQEGGGSSPGTSSGPSNQIQQIMLDSGSGSEPEAGHEQTISIGSKSTSSVPKPVESTPKNKQSISIHGKDTKPSGSQPAEPTPIPAPLPVEKPVEPAPKPVEPAPTPSPLPVEPTPALEPVKPLPTPEPERSSESSTKQTSINIMQEGGGSSPDTSSGPSNQIQQIMLDSGSGSEPEATHEQTISIGSKSTSSVPKPVQSTPKNPKKKQSISIHEKGTKSSGSKPVEPAPIPSPLPAEKPVEPAPKPVEPAPTPSPLPAEPSPALEPVTPLPTPEPEPSNESSTKQTSINIMQEGGGSSPDTSSGPSNQIQQVMLDSGSGSEPEATHEQTISIGSKSTSSVPKPVQSTPKNPKKKQSISIHEKGTKSSGSKPVEPAPIPAPLPAEKPVEPVPKPIEPAPTPSPLPVEPTPALEPVTPLPTPEPEPSSESSTKQTSINIMQEGGGSSPDTSSGPSNQIQQVMLDSGSGSEPEATHEQTISIGSKTTSSVPQPIESTPKKKQSISIHEKDTGSQPVEPTPIPAPEIPQPLTPVQPETVSYTTGALGGGLIPPVNQGSLSPVPQPLEPSPIPEPIPTPVQPLIEPVSSPEDSSSSSEEGSINIVQDGGGSDRDDSSSPTNQIQQIMMSDSEPGQSKNQIISIDDQTATPTNNLIKESPLPEQDITPVPEPVPEPLPKPHHHHHHHHHHHKRHGINIVQRGGGHKHRNSRTQIQQVMLPGDSDSESDIDYEKPRQQIISLHMGKGPQTAPIPDIQQIGPTPAPIPSLAPVEPTPAPAPLPVISAPNVEEPIEAPAVEPIEPIPTPEPIEPEVPVSTPQPSKESSTKDTSINIMQKGGSSSPGPSSAPKNQIQQIMLSEDSKPSKEESKPEKPKEPEQVVKPAEPLPELSPEPTEKEKKSSKKTSINIMQEGTDDKPGEKAPKNQIQQVMQTEDSKSKPSEQKIDISSDSTPDSPVPESTPVPAPELEPIPTPQPEPLPAPQPEPLPAPQPEPLPSLQPEPIEPEVPVSTPQPSKESSTKDTSINIMQKGGSSSPGPSSAPKNQIQQIMLSEDSKPSKEESKPEKPKEPDQIVKPAEPVPELSPEPKKKEKKPSKKTSINIMQKGSDDKPGEKAPKNQIQQVMQTEDSKSKPSEQKIDISSDSTPDSPVPEPTPVPVPELEPLPAPQPEPLPAPQPEPLPVPQPEPLPAPQPEPLPAPKPLESSPESKKTTEEKSINIVQEGTGSQPGGKAPKNQIQQIMVSSSSKPSKEVKSKSEQPSEPIPLPQPAIPSIAPEPAQVEPIPTPKLDEPPPKDKTSSKKTSINIMQERTGSKPGDKAPKNQIQQVMISSDSKPAKDAEPTPLPQPAAPQPVEQVPEPALTTGVKATGLVPPTQEGSAAPPPLRSGDRLIAPDEESYTRFRYPQRHMGYQIEPQMEYLPVQISPGYENMGYSPYQGLGLSQIENVFNAILRDSKSTIPSIIRILLKAKGTAPQTIDLRVIVNELQSIFSDLQMDHFYLSRPELFMELIMQTLISAFEIIRVADYQCIRNPPALGNTFKYINAFNDILF comes from the exons ATGGGGTGGTCGGCACTAGCATTTATAACGATATGCATCTTAAGCATTGGACAATCTCATGCCCAAAGGAATCAAGATGTAATGGGTTTCGATGAAATGAGTGAACAATTTGCGCAACTGTTTGTGGATAATATAATTGCGTCCGGAGTGTTCGGAAAGTCCGAGGACAAAGATTTCACCGAGATTATAGAAAACTTGATGAGAGCAATGGCGATGTTTACAAAGCTTCACAAAGAGCCTCCATCTCAGAAGAAAACTCTGATGACAGCTTTCGCTTCCGAGCTCGCCGAGCTTATTGTCGCCGAGTGCGACGACGATGCCTTGAGCGTCGTAGAGAAAACAAGAGCAGTCACCGATGCGTTGAGACACGCTTACAGAGAAAGTGGTTTCCGTCCAAATGAAGAATTTGTACATGAAGTTCAGATGTTGGTAGGCGTCTTCCTTAATGTCGCCGAGGAAAATGCTGATAGAGAATATGAATTTGAAATGACTAGGAAACGAAGTCCATTCGGTAATATACCACAAAAACCATTAGGTGCTGGATTCAATTTTCAAGGAGGCCAAAGAACTGCTCCTCAACAGCAACCAgctaaaatattgcatgaacaacATACCCAGGGTGGATACAGACCTGGTGTACGAGATACTAAATTTACTGAAGAAACTAAACGTACTGAAGAAAC GTACACGCAATATGGGCAAGAAACTTTTAATGTTCCGCAAGTTCAACCTCCTCCTCCTCCTCAATTGACTAAAGGAGTTAAAGCAGCAGGTATGAACCCAGCACCAGTAAAAACCGGTTTGGCTCAACCTCCGCAACCAGCGAAACGGGTTCAACCGGTAAAGCCTGTAAAACCAACGGAACCAAAGCTTGTACAACCAGCTAAACCAGCACAGCCTGTAAAACCACCTCAACCAGTAAAGCCTGTTGAACCCCCTCAACCAGTAAAGCCTGTTGAACCACCTCAACCAGTGCAGCCCGTTCAACCAGTGCATCCAGCTCAACCAGTACAGCCTGTTGAACCACCTCAACCAGTACAGCCTGTGAAAAAACCTAAGCATGCACCAAGACCGCCTTTGTCCCCGCATCTTCCTCATAGAATGACAGTATATAAAATGAGAGGAAACACATATAATGGACAAGATTTAGGGGAATATAAACCAAATATTGAATATGCCCAGCGTGGTACAACTCCTGGTATTGTTTTTGGGGCTGATAACAGGATATTGAAGATTATTCTACCAGAAGGAGCGGAGTACGTTCACCCGCAAACTGTCATTGGTCAAGTGAACGAGCTAGTTGCAGTTTTGCAGGAGGGTGGGGGTAAAAAACACGGCAGTGGTCCCGATTACCAGATTCAACAGGTTATGCTTCCTGGATTATTCGGTATTGGAAAAGGAGGACCAAAGGAAGTAACAATTATGGGACCAAGAGAACAAATAATAAGAATCATGAGACAGAAAAGATCTAAGGGTATAACGCCAGGCATTGTAACTTCATCTGATAAAACAATACAAACCATTATACTTCCGAAAAAGAATCCAGCAAATCAATATTTCCAAGTTAAAGGACCTGATGGCGAACTTGTAGATATATTTCTCGGTGCATCTGGAAGTACACCAAAGGTTATAAGAGACAACTTAGGTCGAATAAGTAAAGTAATTCTTCCTGAATTCACAGAACCTGGAACAATAACATTACAGCCACCTAACCTACAAACCATACATATTTCTCCTGAGGATATAAAGAATTTGTTTGGATCTGATATCAGTGCTCATCAGATTCAGCAAGTTTTAATGCAACGAACTGAAACGGGTCCGGGCCAACAGACAATTTCAATAGATTCAGACAGCTCTGATTCTTCAGCTCCTGAGCCAGTTGTACCTGCAGCAAAACCAGTTGAGCCCGTCCCTGAACCAGTAGAGCCTGCACCAGCTCCACTACCGGTGCCTCAACCAGCGAAGCCCTTACCAACACCAGAGCCCTCTATCTCTGAATCAAGCTCTGAAAGTTCTTCGAAAGAAACTTCGATTAACATCATACAGGAGGGAGGTGGTAGCTCACCTGGCACTTCAAGTGGTCCTTCAAATCAAATTCAACAAATTATGTTAGATTCTGGTTCAGGATCTGAACCTGAAGCAGGGCACGAACAAACAATTTCGATAGGTTCAAAAAGTACTAGTTCTGTTCCTAAGCCCGTCGAATCTACACCAAAGAACAAACAAAGCATTTCAATTCATGGAAAAGACACCAAACCATCTGGTAGTCAACCAGCTGAACCTACTCCAATTCCAGCTCCTCTGCCCGTAGAAAAACCAGTTGAACCAGCACCTAAACCAGTAGAGCCCGCACCGACTCCATCTCCTCTTCCTGTTGAACCAACACCGGCGTTAGAGCCAGTAAAGCCCTTACCAACACCAGAACCTGAACGGAGCAGTGAAAGTTCAACGAAACAAACTTCAATCAACATAATGCAGGAGGGAGGAGGTAGCTCACCAGATACTTCAAGTGGTCCTTCGAATCAAATCCAACAAATTATGTTAGATTCTGGTTCAGGATCTGAACCTGAAGCAACGCACGAACAAACAATTTCGATAGGTTCAAAAAGTACTAGTTCTGTTCCTAAGCCCGTCCAATCTACACCAAAGAATCCAAAGAAGAAACAAAGCATTTCAATTCATGAAAAAGGCACCAAATCTTCTGGTAGCAAACCAGTTGAACCTGCACCAATTCCATCTCCTCTACCAGCGGAAAAACCAGTTGAACCAGCACCTAAGCCAGTAGAGCCCGCACCGACTCCATCTCCTCTTCCTGCTGAACCATCACCGGCTCTAGAACCCGTAACGCCCTTACCAACACCAGAACCTGAACCGAGCAATGAAAGTTCCACGAAACAAACTTCAATCAACATAATGCAGGAAGGAGGAGGTAGCTCACCAGATACTTCAAGTGGTCCTTCGAATCAAATTCAACAAGTTATGTTGGATTCTGGTTCAGGATCTGAACCTGAAGCAACGCACGAACAAACAATTTCGATAGGTTCAAAAAGTACTAGTTCTGTTCCTAAGCCCGTCCAATCTACACCAAAGAATCCAAAGAAGAAACAAAGCATTTCAATTCATGAAAAAGGCACCAAATCTTCTGGTAGCAAACCAGTTGAACCTGCACCAATTCCAGCTCCTCTACCAGCGGAAAAACCAGTTGAACCAGTACCTAAACCGATAGAGCCCGCACCGACTCCATCTCCTCTTCCTGTTGAACCAACACCAGCTCTAGAACCGGTAACGCCCTTACCAACACCAGAACCTGAACCGAGCAGTGAAAGTTCCACGAAACAAACTTCAATTAACATTATGCAAGAAGGAGGAGGTAGCTCACCTGATACTTCAAGTGGTCCTTCAAATCAAATTCAACAAGTTATGTTAGATTCTGGTTCAGGATCTGAGCCTGAAGCAACGCATGAGCAAACAATTTCAATAGGTTCGAAAACTACCTCTTCTGTTCCTCAGCCAATTGAATCCACACCAAAGAAGAAACAAAGCATTTCAATTCATGAAAAAGATACCGGTAGTCAACCAGTTGAACCTACACCAATTCCAGCTCCAGAAATTCCTCAACCTTTGACGCCAGTGCAGCCGGAAACCGTGTCCTACACTACTGGTGCGCTGGGTGGAGGATTAATACCACCTGTGAACCAAGGTTCCTTATCCCCAGTTCCACAACCACTTGAACCCTCTCCGATTCCTGAGCCAATTCCAACTCCAGTACAACCACTTATTGAGCCAGTTTCATCGCCAGAAGATTCCTCAAGTTCTTCTGAAGAAGGTTCCATTAACATTGTCCAAGATGGTGGGGGAAGCGACCGAGATGATTCTAGTTCTCCCACAAACCAAATCCAGCAAATAATGATGTCTGATTCGGAACCAGGGCAgtctaaaaatcaaataataagtaTTGATGATCAAACGGCTACACCcactaataatttaatcaaagagTCACCTTTACCTGAACAAGATATTACACCAGTTCCTGAACCAGTCCCTGAGCCATTACCAAAACCTCACCATCATCACCACCACCACCACCATCACCACAAAAGGCATGGTATAAACATTGTACAGAGAGGAGGTGGTCACAAACATCGTAATTCCAGAACACAAATCCAACAAGTTATGTTGCCTGGTGACTCAGATTCAGAATCTGACATAGATTATGAAAAACCGCGCCAACAGATAATATCGTTGCACATGGGTAAAGGGCCACAAACAGCACCAATCCCAGATATTCAACAAATTGGACCTACACCTGCTCCAATTCCATCTCTAGCACCAGTTGAACCAACACCTGCTCCTGCTCCTCTACCAGTTATATCTGCACCTAACGTAGAAGAACCCATAGAAGCTCCAGCTGTAGAACCAATTGAACCTATACCGACTCCAGAACCTATTGAGCCAGAGGTGCCAGTATCAACTCCACAACCAAGTAAGGAAAGTTCTACAAAAGATACATCAATTAACATAATGCAGAAGGGAGGAAGTAGTTCACCTGGACCTTCCAGTGCtccaaaaaatcaaattcaacaGATCATGTTGTCTGAAGACTCTAAACCTTCTAAAGAAGAGTCTAAACCAGAGAAACCAAAGGAGCCTGAACAAGTGGTTAAACCAGCAGAGCCTTTACCTGAATTATCACCTGAACCTacggaaaaagaaaagaagtcgTCCAAGAAAACTTCAATCAATATAATGCAGGAAGGTACTGATGATAAGCCTGGTGAAAAAGCAcctaaaaatcaaattcaacaGGTTATGCAGACTGAAGATTCTAAATCCAAACCTTCGGAACAAAAAATAGACATTTCATCAGATTCCACACCAGATTCTCCAGTTCCCGAGTCAACGCCAGTCCCAGCTCCAGAACTAGAGCCAATTCCTACTCCACAGCCAGAACCACTTCCTGCTCCACAGCCAGAACCACTTCCTGCTCCACAGCCAGAACCATTGCCTTCGCTACAACCAGAACCTATTGAGCCAGAGGTGCCAGTATCAACTCCACAACCAAGTAAAGAAAGTTCTACAAAAGACACATCAATTAACATAATGCAGAAGGGAGGAAGTAGTTCACCTGGACCTTCCAGTGCtccaaaaaatcaaattcaacaGATCATGTTGTCTGAAGACTCTAAACCTTCTAAAGAAGAGTCTAAACCAGAGAAACCGAAGGAGCCTGATCAAATTGTTAAACCAGCTGAGCCCGTGCCAGAATTATCACCAGAAcctaagaaaaaagaaaagaaaccgTCTAAGAAAACTTCCATCAATATTATGCAGAAAGGATCTGATGATAAGCCTGGTGAAAAAGCAcctaaaaatcaaattcaacaGGTTATGCAGACTGAAGATTCTAAATCCAAACCTTCGGAACAAAAAATAGACATTTCATCAGATTCCACACCAGATTCTCCAGTTCCTGAGCCAACGCCAGTCCCAGTTCCAGAACTAGAGCCACTTCCCGCTCCACAGCCAGAGCCACTTCCCGCTCCACAGCCAGAACCACTTCCTGTTCCACAGCCAGAGCCTCTTCCTGCTCCTCAGCCAGAACCGCTTCCAGCTCCAAAACCCTTGGAGTCGTCTCCCGAAAGCAAAAAAACAACTgaagaaaaatctattaatatagTGCAGGAAGGGACTGGCAGCCAACCGGGAGGTAAAGCACCGAAAAATCAAATTCAGCAAATAATGGTGTCATCAAGTTCCAAACCTTCCAAGGAAGTAAAATCTAAGTCAGAACAACCTTCAGAACCAATTCCGCTTCCGCAACCTGCTATTCCATCAATCGCACCCGAGCCAGCTCAAGTAGAACCCATTCCAACTCCGAAACTTGACGAACCGCCTCCAAAAGACAAAACATCATCGAAGAAAACTTCTATTAATATAATGCAAGAAAGAACTGGTAGCAAACCGGGTGATAAAGCACCTAAAAACCAAATTCAACAGGTAATGATATCATCAGATTCAAAACCAGCTAAGGATGCAGAACCAACTCCGCTTCCCCAACCTGCTGCACCACAGCCAGTTGAACAAGTTCCTGAACCCGCACTTACTACTGGAGTAAAAGCAACTGGATTAGTACCACCTACACAAGAAGGGTCAGCTGCACCACCTCCACTTCGGTCTGGAGATCGATTAATTGCACCCGATGAGGAATCATATACTCGATTCCGGTATCCCCAAAGGCATATGGGATATCAGATAGAGCCTCAGATGGAATATCTTCCTGTGCAAATATCCCCTGGATACGAGAATATGGGATATAGTCCTTATCAAGGTTTAGGACTTTCTCAAATCGAAAATGTCTTCAATGCTATTTTACGAGATAGTAAATCAACCATACCGTCAATAATTAGAATACTTTTGAAAGCGAAGGGTACTGCTCCCCAGACAATTGATTTAAGGGTCATAGTGAATGAGCTGCAATCCATTTTCTCTGATTTGCAAATGGATCATTTCTATCTCAGCCGACCTGAGCTGTTCATGGAACTTATAATGCAAACTTTGATATCTGCCTTTGAAATAATTAGAGTTGCTGACTACCAATGTATAAGAAATCCCCCAGCATTAGGAAATACTTTCAAATATATCAATGCGTTCAATGACATATTGTTTTGA